The stretch of DNA TCTTCAGATCAACCGATCTGCTCCTCTGTGATAGGCATACCAAAACAGGTGCTCGAAGAGGTCGGAGGGTTCCCGGTGGGGGTCAGAATCGGGGAAGACCTCATCACATGGTTCAATATCGCCCTGAAATACCCGATCGCCTTCAGCAGGGAGATCGGTGCGGTCTACCACATGGAAGCTGAAAACCGCACCGATAAACAGGCCAGGGATAAAACGTGGAGACTTAACCTGATAACGAGAATAGAGGAGGCGATCAGGAACGGCGAGGTGCCCGTGGAAAAAATAAACGAGGTGCAGGAGTATCTGGCCGTCTACCAGATCGGCATGGCATGGCACTATATACGCTCGGGCAGGACCGGGGAGGCGCGCACTATCCTATCCAGGTGCAGGACAGAACTGCTGAAAAAGGATAGGAGGGTGATGTATTTCCGCACATTTCTACCGGCGCCGTTCAGATGATCCACCGGGGCGCCTGATCACGCCTTCAGGGGCGTTCATCGGCATATGTGACGGTATACTCCTCTCCTGGATACGCAAGCGGGAATTGATCGACGCCTGATGATTCCCCTACCATATAGGCATCTTCAAGAACGCCGTCCCCGTCCATGTCAGTGCCGGTGTGGTCATCCCAGTAATTGCCAGGAGTGCCGACAAATGCGGAGCCGTTGAAGAGGTACGTCACCGGATCCGAAGACGACCAGAGATCGCAGCCTCCGGAGAGATCAACCGATGCAACGTGTACCGTATTATTAACGAAGGTGTTCAGATAGACCTGATTGGCAGACTCACCGGTCCTGAACCCGCACCCGCAGTCCCTGATTACATTGCCCGCGATGATGTTGCAGAACGATCGCCGCACATCGACGGCGCACCCGTCAGGGTTGTCCGAGATAGTATTGTTGAAGAAGGCGCCATCAGCGACGTTCACCAGAGTGAGTCCCCCCCCGGCGATCAGATTGTCCCTGACCGTCAGGTCATAGGAGCGGTAGAGTGCAATGCTCCCGTTCAGGAGGATATTCCCGCGAACGGTCATGACCGTACCGAACACGATGGTGATATTTCCCCCTTCAAGGACGTTATCGCAGATCGAATTGCCCCCGCTGCGGACAGTCAGCAGGATATCCCCCCCGATGATCGTGTTGTTTGAAATGACATTCCTGTCCGAGAGAACCGTGACGCCAGAGCCGTTCACCACAAACCCATCCAGCGATATGCCGGCCCCCGAGAGGGTGAATAGACTCCCGGAACCGTTGCCGCACACCACCGGCATTCCACCGCCGGTATCGATCCCGCGGAGTTCCAGCGCCCTGTCCACGTCTATGGTCTCATAATAGGTGCCGCTCTCTACCAGCACCTGATCGCCGGGGTTCGCCCGCGCCACCGCCTCTCCGATACTCCCGCTCTCGTTGACGATGTGGATCGTCGGAGCACCCGCTACGGTCTCATCATATAGCCACGGATCCAGGGTTTCATCGACGATATGAATATCCTCTGCATACACCGCCGGCGTCAGGCAGAAGAGCAGCATCACACCGGCAAGAAGCAGTCCCCCCATTGCTTTCATGCTTCCTCCTCATCTCCGAGGATACACCTGTGCATCACATTATTTATACCCATCGCGCACCCGGAGAGGAGAGAGAAGCGCCATTCTTTGCCGGCACAGTCAATTGAAGCGTTCAAACACGTTTTTAAGAGTCAGTGCGTTCGCATCGTACGAGAAACACTCGTTGAATTTTTTTCTGGCCGAAACGCCCATCTGCTTCGCGATATCCGGGTTATCCACGATGAAACGTACGGCGTCAGCCAGCCGGTCCGGATCTTCGGGCTCCACGACCCACCCGCACCCGTCAAGGATCTGGGGGAGCGACGAGACCGCCGTGGCAATGATGCTCTTCTCCATCGCCATCGCATCAAAGATCTTCGCCGGAACCTGTCCGGCCGTTGCATCGTTTTTCTGCTGCGGGATCACAGCGATATCTGACATCGCAAGAAATTCCGGGATCCGTGCAAAGGGTTGCATGCCATATGCCAGAAATCGCGGGCCGAGGACCTGGCTGGCGTGCTCGGCCAGCGCCTGGCAGTACGGGGTGGCGTCCATCCCGACGATGGCGAGGGTTACATTCCGATCATCGAGACGGCGAACCGCTTCGACAAGAGTCTCCATACCTTTATGCGGCCTCGGACTCCCGAGAAAGAGGAGGACCGAGGTGTCGGGATCGATCCCGAGGTTCTCCCTGATACGAGCCCGGTCGTACCCGGACGGCTGGAACAGATCTGCATCCCTGGCGTGCCAGACGATCTCCCCGCCGTATTTTTCCTGAAGAAACGGACTTGAGACGGTGATGCTGTCCGCAGTTCCAATCAGGCGCTCGCAGACGCCGCGCCCGAGGACTGAACCTATCTGAAACGGGTAGAGGGCGGAGTAGCCGAGAAGCCGCGCTCTTTCGCCCACGGAGAGGGTGCGGATCTCCTCGTTCATCAGCCCCGTGTCCCAGTCGTCGATGTCGAGGACCAGCGGCGTCTTTCTGGCGATCCTGGCCAGAAGACCGGCCCCGAAACTCGTAGAAAGGGGTTTGACCGCATAGACGACGTCGCCGTCGGCCATCTCGCCAAGGGTGCGGAGATGGGTGCGGAGGTGTACCGCCCCCCTGACCGGGAGCGCTCTGCGGGGGACGCTCATATCATCGGCAAGCGGCTCCCAGATCCCGCCGTCGAGGACCGGACCGACGATCTCCACCTCATAATGGCGCATGAGCATCTTTCCAAGCAGATGCGCACGTGAAAGGACGTTCTGCGAGAGGTTCGGCACCAGTATCGAGATCTTCACAGGAATACCCCCGGGCGTGCCGTCCACATCATTGCCGTCTCTCCCCGCCCCCCGCAAACAATCTCAGGATCTCTCATGATGCCCCCGAAAACCGGTGAATTCCAGCCAGCCCTCCGTGAGGTCCATCCCCTCCGCGAGCTCGAAGATAGGAACGTAACCGAGGAGCTGCTGTGCCTTATCGATCGAAACCTCTGTCTTTGCCTGATAATACCGGATCTCCTTCTCCGAAAGCGGTGCCACCGGCAGATCGCGGCACACAGGATCGCCGGGATCAGGCCGCCGCCTCCCTGAGGCGAGTTTTTCCCCGCGTGTTCTGATGGACCGGGGGAGGAACGGACGGCACCGACCGGTCAGGCAGGCGGTTGCAGGCGAAGAGATCAGATCGCGGATCAGGCCGGGATGCTTCGTGAGGGCGGTACCGATCTCTCCCGGGACCCGCAGCGCCAGCCTGACGGGATTCTGGTCTTTCCGGGATTTTTTCAGGTAGCGTCCGGCTTCCTCGGCGGTCATGGGAACCGTTGCCGCCGCCCCGATCATCTTCTCGTAGGACCCGAAAAAGTCCTTCCAGGTGACGGGACGCCGGGCAGAAACGAGAAACGCCTCGCCCGCCGCCTCCTTCCTGACGGCCGCAAGGATCATCGCCTGTATCACATCGTCCACATACACGGCATTGCAGAAGCCTTCGCCGTTGTCCACCAGGATCATCTTCCCCCTGGAGAGTTTCTGGATCGGGCCGCAGGTCCATGCCGGGGCTCCCGGGCCGTACACCACCGTCGGCTGAACGACCGACACCGAAAGACCGTGCCTGCGTGCATGCTCAAAGACCAGATCCTCGGCCTCGCGTTTTGAATCGGCGTAGACCTCATCAGAGCGTTGCCTGGGGGCTTGCTCGTCAAGTCTGCCGTCAGGGGTCTGGCCGTACACCGAGAGGGTGCTGACATGGACCACCCGCCCGACACCCCGCTCGCGCGCCGCCCTGAGCACATGCTCGGTCCCCTGCACGTTCACCTGCCGCCGCTGTGCCGGCGTCCCCCCCTTTCCCTTCGCGCAATGGAAGATCACGTCACAGCCCTCGGCGGCCCGCAGAACGGCCCCGTAATCGGTGACATCGCCGGGGACCATCTCGATCGGAAAGCGTGCGATATGCGACGCCCTGGTGAAATTGCGCACAAGAGCCCTGACATCGGCGCCGCAGTCCCGGACCAGGCACTCGATCAGGCGCCCGCCGATAAACCCGGTGCCGCCGGTGACCAGAACTTTTTTGTTTTTAAGAAGGGCGGCATCTCCGGTCCTCAGGAAGACCTGCGGCGCCCAGGGGAGATCGAGGGGGTGCCGGCGGAGATAACACTCTTCGATCAGCGCAACAGAACGGCGCCCCTCCTCGCCGGTCACCAGCGGTTTATGTCCGTTTCTAGCCGCCCCGACCCAGTCGGAGAGCTGGTCGCAGAAGAGGCGGTACGGGATCGGGAGGGCGCCGGCCGCGGCGGGATCCTGCCTGACCGTTGTGCCGGATACGCCGATATCATCCCCTTCAGGGAAAAATGAGAGACGGTTGCCTTCCAGATCGACCTCCACCCATCCTTTCTCTCCCCTGATGATCGCGGTGTTGCGAAGATTGCGCGTACGGCTAATTTCAACCGTTCCTTCGGCACCGCTCCTCATCTTCAGGTCGAGCCTGCAGTTGGCCTCCACCCCGCCGTAGCAGTCGTCGCGATACTCCACCGATTCGTAATCCCCGAGCCACCAGAGGAGGGAATCGAGCGTATGAACCCCGATATCCATGAGCACGCCGCCCCCTGCCGCCTCCCGCCTGAAGAAAAAGTCAGATGCGGCAGGCCAGCCAAAGACATGCCCCTCCCTGATATCAAACGAGGTGATCGTTCCCAGGGCGCCGTTGTCGATCAGGTTTTTCACCAGGCGGTGCGAGTCCAGAAAACGGCGCATCAGACCGACGGCGAGTTTCACGCCGTGCTCTTGTGCGGCCGCGATCATCAGGTCGCAGTCGGCCGCGGTGAGGGCCATCGGCTTCTCCACCAGGACGTCCATCCCCTGACTCATCAGGTCCACGGCCACACGGGCATGGAGAGCATGAGGCAGGGCGATGATCGCCGCATCGGCCTTTCCCCCGATGAAGCGGTAATCGTCCATCACCTCACCGACCCCGAACTGTTCGGCCAGTCTGCGGGCACGCTGAAGATTTCGGTCCACCAGCACCGTCACCTCGACGTCCCTGCACCTGGACGCCGCAGGAAGATGGTTCAACTCTGCAACAGCGCCGCACCCTATGACTGCTAATCTCAATGGCGTGAATACCCCCCGTATGGCATGTGTTGTATCGGTGCTCCTGCCATAGCCATTCCTCATATATGAACATTTTTCTCCTGTCCGCTCCCGTCATGACGGAGGGGCCGGGAAAAGACGGAGTATTTTCAGAAATACTCCTGAGTATCGCGGAAAAATACAATCGCCGGCGGCGAGGAGACGCATCCTGCATGCGGTGCCCGAAAGGAGGCCGCCAGGAATACCCTGCCGCACAGGATACGGGGTCGCCAGATGAACAGATGTTAAGAGGACGCATTTTCACCTCAGGGGCCGTGTACGCCGCAATCATCCGGGAGAGGAGGTGAAAGAGATTCATTTCGGCGCCCTGATACGGTTCGGCCCGGCAGAGGCGCCGACGATATGCCGGACGACCGATTTTATCTCTTCTACAGACCTGCTGTCCACCACCATGATCACAGCGATGTAGACCATGACCCCGAGGACGATCGACGAGACCAGGGAGGCGCTCCCCGACATATACCATCCGCTGACGCTCAAGAAGAGCCAGACGGCGGCCACCATCACCCCGGAGCCGATGGCGGCCGGGAGGACCGCACGGACAATAGCGGCGTATTTGAGCCCGATGAGACGGTTGGCAATGGTTTGAATGACAAAGAAAAGACCGCAGAACGCCAGCGTGATGGCAGCGGCAACACCGGTGATCCCGAAGGTCATCCCCAGATATATCGCAAGAGAAATGACGAAGACGGAGAGGATCTCATATCTCACATAGAGGTCGGGCCGGCCCTTGCCCATCAGGACCGGGTTCGCGTTGGCTTCGACTGACTTGAGGATCCCGTACACGGAGAGGATCTGCAGGGGCAGCACCATCGGGACCCAGTTCTCTCCGATGACGACCGGGATGAAGACCGGTGCGACGACGGCAAGGCCGGCAAGCATCGGAAACGTCATCAAGGAGGTGTAACTGACCGTCTTGAGATAGCCGAGCCTGATCTGTTCGTTGTCGTCCTGGATCGCCGAGAAGGCCGGGAAGGTCACCCGGCCGATGATCCGTGATATCCGCCTGAACGGAAAGACCGCCATCTGGAAGGCAAGGGTATAGAGGCCAAGAGAGGTTGCGTCAAGAAATTTTGCGATGAGGAGGTAGTCGATATTCGTGTCGATATAGCCGAGGATCTGCGATCCCATCGCGTTCTTCCCGTAGCCGAAGAGATCCAGAAAACTCTCCCGGTCCAGGATCCTTGACGGCCGCCAGGGGCAGAGCACCCACAACAGAGCAGAACTGCCGAGACTCGCCATCACCGAGCCCAGGACAAGGCTCCAGACGCCGTAGCCCAGGATGGCCAGGACCAGGGAGACGATTCCGGCTATGCCGGCCGTCCAGATCTCGGTGATGGCGATCTTCCTGAAGTCGATCCTCTTCATCAGCATGGTCCTGTGGACGATGCCGAACGAGCCGAAGATAAAACTCAGGGAGAGGACGACGACGATCGAGCGCAGCAGGGGTTCGCCGAAGAACCCGGCGATGAATGGAGATGCGAGGACGGCCAGGGCAAAGAGACCGCCGCCCAGCATGAGGCCCACCCAGAAAGCGGTGGAGAGGTGCTTCTCTGTGATCCCTTTTTTCTGGATGATGGCGGCGCTCAGACCGATGTCGTTGACGGTCTCGATGAACATCGTGAAGACGAGCGCCATGCCGAGGAGGCCGAAGTCTTCAGGAAAGAGAAGGCGGGCCAGCAGGATCTTTACGAGAAACTGTAATCCCTGGGATACCACCTGCGATACGCCCGACCAGCTGATCCCCCTGACGGTCTGGATTTGAAGACTTATCAAAACCCCCCCATACAATATTCTTCCGGCACGCCGTCCAGAGAGGGGTCGGCGCCGGCAGATAGGTTTCGAGCAGTGTAGAGAGGATGATGATATTTAAGTATTGTGCCATTACCAGAGTGACAGGGAAACGGGGAGAAGATTATTTTGCTTTGAGAGAGGGTTAGTTCCTGATTCCAGAGAGCATACGTGCTTTTCTGGAGAGACGGTCACTGAGCGGCGGGGCGATCATCCGGGAAAACGCCTTTGTGTCCTGATCTCTTGTAACCCCGAACCGACTGATCCCGTAGAGATCCGACCCTGCGGCGGTGCGGGGATTTACTTC from Methanofollis liminatans DSM 4140 encodes:
- a CDS encoding NAD-dependent epimerase/dehydratase family protein, producing MRLAVIGCGAVAELNHLPAASRCRDVEVTVLVDRNLQRARRLAEQFGVGEVMDDYRFIGGKADAAIIALPHALHARVAVDLMSQGMDVLVEKPMALTAADCDLMIAAAQEHGVKLAVGLMRRFLDSHRLVKNLIDNGALGTITSFDIREGHVFGWPAASDFFFRREAAGGGVLMDIGVHTLDSLLWWLGDYESVEYRDDCYGGVEANCRLDLKMRSGAEGTVEISRTRNLRNTAIIRGEKGWVEVDLEGNRLSFFPEGDDIGVSGTTVRQDPAAAGALPIPYRLFCDQLSDWVGAARNGHKPLVTGEEGRRSVALIEECYLRRHPLDLPWAPQVFLRTGDAALLKNKKVLVTGGTGFIGGRLIECLVRDCGADVRALVRNFTRASHIARFPIEMVPGDVTDYGAVLRAAEGCDVIFHCAKGKGGTPAQRRQVNVQGTEHVLRAARERGVGRVVHVSTLSVYGQTPDGRLDEQAPRQRSDEVYADSKREAEDLVFEHARRHGLSVSVVQPTVVYGPGAPAWTCGPIQKLSRGKMILVDNGEGFCNAVYVDDVIQAMILAAVRKEAAGEAFLVSARRPVTWKDFFGSYEKMIGAAATVPMTAEEAGRYLKKSRKDQNPVRLALRVPGEIGTALTKHPGLIRDLISSPATACLTGRCRPFLPRSIRTRGEKLASGRRRPDPGDPVCRDLPVAPLSEKEIRYYQAKTEVSIDKAQQLLGYVPIFELAEGMDLTEGWLEFTGFRGHHERS
- a CDS encoding glycosyltransferase family A protein, with translation MVIPLYNKRPYIERTIRSVLSQTIQDFEIVVVDDGSQDGGADIVRAIDDRRIRLISQENRGVSAARNRGVHEATSDFIAFLDADDEWRPTFLETILRLRMRYPGAGIYATDRLNCRPDGRTKACRYIRIPPAPWEGLLPGYFITAGSSDQPICSSVIGIPKQVLEEVGGFPVGVRIGEDLITWFNIALKYPIAFSREIGAVYHMEAENRTDKQARDKTWRLNLITRIEEAIRNGEVPVEKINEVQEYLAVYQIGMAWHYIRSGRTGEARTILSRCRTELLKKDRRVMYFRTFLPAPFR
- a CDS encoding right-handed parallel beta-helix repeat-containing protein, coding for MKAMGGLLLAGVMLLFCLTPAVYAEDIHIVDETLDPWLYDETVAGAPTIHIVNESGSIGEAVARANPGDQVLVESGTYYETIDVDRALELRGIDTGGGMPVVCGNGSGSLFTLSGAGISLDGFVVNGSGVTVLSDRNVISNNTIIGGDILLTVRSGGNSICDNVLEGGNITIVFGTVMTVRGNILLNGSIALYRSYDLTVRDNLIAGGGLTLVNVADGAFFNNTISDNPDGCAVDVRRSFCNIIAGNVIRDCGCGFRTGESANQVYLNTFVNNTVHVASVDLSGGCDLWSSSDPVTYLFNGSAFVGTPGNYWDDHTGTDMDGDGVLEDAYMVGESSGVDQFPLAYPGEEYTVTYADERP
- a CDS encoding glycosyltransferase; amino-acid sequence: MKISILVPNLSQNVLSRAHLLGKMLMRHYEVEIVGPVLDGGIWEPLADDMSVPRRALPVRGAVHLRTHLRTLGEMADGDVVYAVKPLSTSFGAGLLARIARKTPLVLDIDDWDTGLMNEEIRTLSVGERARLLGYSALYPFQIGSVLGRGVCERLIGTADSITVSSPFLQEKYGGEIVWHARDADLFQPSGYDRARIRENLGIDPDTSVLLFLGSPRPHKGMETLVEAVRRLDDRNVTLAIVGMDATPYCQALAEHASQVLGPRFLAYGMQPFARIPEFLAMSDIAVIPQQKNDATAGQVPAKIFDAMAMEKSIIATAVSSLPQILDGCGWVVEPEDPDRLADAVRFIVDNPDIAKQMGVSARKKFNECFSYDANALTLKNVFERFN
- a CDS encoding MOP flippase family protein, giving the protein MYGGVLISLQIQTVRGISWSGVSQVVSQGLQFLVKILLARLLFPEDFGLLGMALVFTMFIETVNDIGLSAAIIQKKGITEKHLSTAFWVGLMLGGGLFALAVLASPFIAGFFGEPLLRSIVVVLSLSFIFGSFGIVHRTMLMKRIDFRKIAITEIWTAGIAGIVSLVLAILGYGVWSLVLGSVMASLGSSALLWVLCPWRPSRILDRESFLDLFGYGKNAMGSQILGYIDTNIDYLLIAKFLDATSLGLYTLAFQMAVFPFRRISRIIGRVTFPAFSAIQDDNEQIRLGYLKTVSYTSLMTFPMLAGLAVVAPVFIPVVIGENWVPMVLPLQILSVYGILKSVEANANPVLMGKGRPDLYVRYEILSVFVISLAIYLGMTFGITGVAAAITLAFCGLFFVIQTIANRLIGLKYAAIVRAVLPAAIGSGVMVAAVWLFLSVSGWYMSGSASLVSSIVLGVMVYIAVIMVVDSRSVEEIKSVVRHIVGASAGPNRIRAPK